A part of Oryctolagus cuniculus chromosome 15, mOryCun1.1, whole genome shotgun sequence genomic DNA contains:
- the LOC103346019 gene encoding smoothelin-like protein 1, with translation MPTPTSRAPAEDVQGPHPWVPAGDPEAAWALREDVVIRQLRASMHELGKLQCLLPPEAKPMEDCSSALQVPPGSQERTPPSVSLKRKTIKEESKGCHPTAAAPQEPVGASASVPEETGPLRSTVQPDSKQEAKEEKGSRGESSTQPCGPGSSAGASGSGSAARLSGPQCSWLAEPGPLRRWTSLTKLNMTFKDDDSDSDDEESSSFLEEQKENEEEEEDRAAECPVSPLPKLCGTWDLSCPR, from the exons ATGCCCACCCCCACTTCTAGAGCACCTGCTGAAGATGTCCAGGGACCACATCCATGGgttcctgcaggtgaccctgaGGCAGCCTGGGCATTGAGAGAAGATGTGGTCATCAGGCAGTTGCGGGCCTCCATGCAtgagctggggaagctccagtgcctcctgcctcccgaag CAAAGCCAATGGAAGATTGCAGCTCAGCCCTGCAGGTGCCGCCTGGCTCTCAGGAGCGCACTCCCCCATCTGTGTCCCTCAAGCGCAAGACCATCAAGGAGGAGAGCAAAGGCTGCCACCCCACTGCTGCAGCTCCCCAGGAGCCAGTGGGGGCTTCAGCTTCTGTCCCCGAGGAGACCGGTCCTCTAAGATCTACCGTCCAGCCTGACTCCAAGCAAGAAGCCAAGGAGGAGAAGGGCAGTCGTGGCGAGAGCAGCACCCAGCCCTGTGGCCCAGGCTCCTCCGCGGGGGCCTCAGGGTCAGGGAGTGCTGCTCGCCTCTCAGGCCCCCAGTGCTCCTggctggctgagccaggccccctCCGGCGCTGGACTTCCCTGACCAAACTCAACATGACCTTCAAAGATGATGACTCTGACTCTGACGACGAGGAgtcctccagcttcctggaggagcagaaagagaatgaagaggaggaagaagaccgGGCTGCTGAGTGCCCTGTGTCTCCCTTGCCAAAGCTATGCGGGACCTGGGATTTGTCCTGCCCTAGATGA
- the LOC138845505 gene encoding uncharacterized protein isoform X3, which produces MWGRSRQVGGTGLPRRVPWTMWLSSQWAPVCRACIQLSHFSCCAGHQCQMCLVVSLCLSMGSRLSIGSAGTRWGNEAGSKSSRDVGAKSGSRRPLDLGSLEDTWMPGWGWRIIPEGRGGELGGGCPSPPVPSPCALEESSSWDPATRYLLACLCGCPLRPWGQTSGQQFPWAPHAGSQVCVSYRLDMDTLRSGRAQERAVIIMKYEKGPRKGAQFQLGEEGEENGVLVPDRFGFLHKQKLPRHGWLAVQWLSCPQAPELHLWPLSEDTAGLTPSCLHSRRKHQEGRRLQKWNKMLRNFTKYHSSKKFHLRIEKGIPAQVRGKMWAMMLSVDNRRAQNPGKFETTLLIRGAPGIFDVQPREYSGITFHVHIQSCPCRVLWSQRSQPVLRGPL; this is translated from the exons ATGTGGGGAAGGTCACGCCAGGTGGGTGGcactggtctcccacgccggGTTCCATGGACGATGTGGCTGAGCTCTCAGTGGGCCCCTGTGTGCAGAGCATGTATACAGTTGTCTCATTTTTCCTGCTGTGCTGGTCACCAGTGCCAAATGTGCCTCGTTGTGAGTCTGTGTCTGAGCATGGGTTCAAGACTAAGTATCGGGTCAGCTGGTACCAGGTGGGGCAATGAGGCTGGATCTAAGAGCTCCAGAGATGTGGGAGCCAAGAGCGGGTCAAGGAGACCCTTAGacttgggctccctggaggacacGTGGATGCCAGGCTGGGGGTGGCGCATCATACCTGAGGGCAGAGGAGGTGAACTGGGGGGAGGGTGTCCTTCCCCACCTGTCCCTAGTCCCTGTGCTCTGGAGGAGTCATCCTCCTGGGACCCGGCCACCAGGTACCTGCTCGCCTGTCTGTGTGGCTGTCCCCTCCGACCATGGGGACAGACCTCAGGGCAGCAGTTCCCGTGGGCTCCCCATGCTGGCTCACAAGTGTGTGTGTCTTACAGATTGGATATGGACACCCTGAGGTCCGGCAGGGCCCAGGAGCGAGCAGTGATCATCATGAAATATGAGAAG ggTCCCCGTAAAGGGGCCCAGTTTCAGCTGGGAGAAGAGGGTGAAGAGAATGGAGTCCTCGTCCCAGACAGATTTGGATTCTTGCA taagcAGAAGCTGCCCAGGCATGGCTGGCTGGCAGTGCAATGG ctgAGTTGTCCACAGGCTCCTGAGCTGCACCTGTGGCCTCTCTCAGAGGACACTGCTGGGCTCACGCCATCCTGTCTCCATTCCCGGCGTAAACATCAGGAGGGCCGCCGACTGCAAAAATGGAACAAGATGCTGCGAAATTTCACCAAGTACCACAGCAGCAAGAAG ttcCACCTGAGAATTGAGAAAGGCATCCCCGCCCAGGTGCGCGGCAAGATGTGGGCCATGATGCTCTCTGTGGATAACAGGAGGGCCCAGAACCCTGGCAAATTCGAG ACAACGCTCCTTATTCGAGGTGCTCCTGGCATATTCGATGTACAACCCCGTGAGTACTCTGGGATAACGTTCCATGTTCATATCCAGAGCTGTCCATGCAGGGTACTCTGGTCACAGAGATCTCAGCCAGTGTTGAGGGGGCCTCTCTAA
- the LOC138845505 gene encoding uncharacterized protein isoform X7, whose translation MWGRSRQVGGTGLPRRVPWTMWLSSQWAPVCRACIQLSHFSCCAGHQCQMCLVVSLCLSMGSRLSIGSAGTRWGNEAGSKSSRDVGAKSGSRRPLDLGSLEDTWMPGWGWRIIPEGRGGELGGGCPSPPVPSPCALEESSSWDPATRYLLACLCGCPLRPWGQTSGQQFPWAPHAGSQVCVSYRLDMDTLRSGRAQERAVIIMKYEKGPRKGAQFQLGEEGEENGVLVPDRFGFLHKQKLPRHGWLAVQWLSCPQAPELHLWPLSEDTAGLTPSCLHSRRKHQEGRRLQKWNKMLRNFTKYHSSKKFHLRIEKGIPAQVRGKMWAMMLSVDNRRAQNPGKFETTLLIRGAPGIFDVQPHFYTPDSQKLE comes from the exons ATGTGGGGAAGGTCACGCCAGGTGGGTGGcactggtctcccacgccggGTTCCATGGACGATGTGGCTGAGCTCTCAGTGGGCCCCTGTGTGCAGAGCATGTATACAGTTGTCTCATTTTTCCTGCTGTGCTGGTCACCAGTGCCAAATGTGCCTCGTTGTGAGTCTGTGTCTGAGCATGGGTTCAAGACTAAGTATCGGGTCAGCTGGTACCAGGTGGGGCAATGAGGCTGGATCTAAGAGCTCCAGAGATGTGGGAGCCAAGAGCGGGTCAAGGAGACCCTTAGacttgggctccctggaggacacGTGGATGCCAGGCTGGGGGTGGCGCATCATACCTGAGGGCAGAGGAGGTGAACTGGGGGGAGGGTGTCCTTCCCCACCTGTCCCTAGTCCCTGTGCTCTGGAGGAGTCATCCTCCTGGGACCCGGCCACCAGGTACCTGCTCGCCTGTCTGTGTGGCTGTCCCCTCCGACCATGGGGACAGACCTCAGGGCAGCAGTTCCCGTGGGCTCCCCATGCTGGCTCACAAGTGTGTGTGTCTTACAGATTGGATATGGACACCCTGAGGTCCGGCAGGGCCCAGGAGCGAGCAGTGATCATCATGAAATATGAGAAG ggTCCCCGTAAAGGGGCCCAGTTTCAGCTGGGAGAAGAGGGTGAAGAGAATGGAGTCCTCGTCCCAGACAGATTTGGATTCTTGCA taagcAGAAGCTGCCCAGGCATGGCTGGCTGGCAGTGCAATGG ctgAGTTGTCCACAGGCTCCTGAGCTGCACCTGTGGCCTCTCTCAGAGGACACTGCTGGGCTCACGCCATCCTGTCTCCATTCCCGGCGTAAACATCAGGAGGGCCGCCGACTGCAAAAATGGAACAAGATGCTGCGAAATTTCACCAAGTACCACAGCAGCAAGAAG ttcCACCTGAGAATTGAGAAAGGCATCCCCGCCCAGGTGCGCGGCAAGATGTGGGCCATGATGCTCTCTGTGGATAACAGGAGGGCCCAGAACCCTGGCAAATTCGAG ACAACGCTCCTTATTCGAGGTGCTCCTGGCATATTCGATGTACAACCCC ATTTCTACACACCAGACTCCCAAAAACTGGAGTGA
- the LOC138845505 gene encoding uncharacterized protein isoform X1, producing MWGRSRQVGGTGLPRRVPWTMWLSSQWAPVCRACIQLSHFSCCAGHQCQMCLVVSLCLSMGSRLSIGSAGTRWGNEAGSKSSRDVGAKSGSRRPLDLGSLEDTWMPGWGWRIIPEGRGGELGGGCPSPPVPSPCALEESSSWDPATRYLLACLCGCPLRPWGQTSGQQFPWAPHAGSQVCVSYRLDMDTLRSGRAQERAVIIMKYEKGPRKGAQFQLGEEGEENGVLVPDRFGFLHKQKLPRHGWLAVQWLSCPQAPELHLWPLSEDTAGLTPSCLHSRRKHQEGRRLQKWNKMLRNFTKYHSSKKFHLRIEKGIPAQVRGKMWAMMLSVDNRRAQNPGKFEISTHQTPKNWSDSSTTWEISCISCSSPWRNTWRRRVCTLRTTPPTGTSSASWVGCHSPWHLECGISTSLRVNTYSP from the exons ATGTGGGGAAGGTCACGCCAGGTGGGTGGcactggtctcccacgccggGTTCCATGGACGATGTGGCTGAGCTCTCAGTGGGCCCCTGTGTGCAGAGCATGTATACAGTTGTCTCATTTTTCCTGCTGTGCTGGTCACCAGTGCCAAATGTGCCTCGTTGTGAGTCTGTGTCTGAGCATGGGTTCAAGACTAAGTATCGGGTCAGCTGGTACCAGGTGGGGCAATGAGGCTGGATCTAAGAGCTCCAGAGATGTGGGAGCCAAGAGCGGGTCAAGGAGACCCTTAGacttgggctccctggaggacacGTGGATGCCAGGCTGGGGGTGGCGCATCATACCTGAGGGCAGAGGAGGTGAACTGGGGGGAGGGTGTCCTTCCCCACCTGTCCCTAGTCCCTGTGCTCTGGAGGAGTCATCCTCCTGGGACCCGGCCACCAGGTACCTGCTCGCCTGTCTGTGTGGCTGTCCCCTCCGACCATGGGGACAGACCTCAGGGCAGCAGTTCCCGTGGGCTCCCCATGCTGGCTCACAAGTGTGTGTGTCTTACAGATTGGATATGGACACCCTGAGGTCCGGCAGGGCCCAGGAGCGAGCAGTGATCATCATGAAATATGAGAAG ggTCCCCGTAAAGGGGCCCAGTTTCAGCTGGGAGAAGAGGGTGAAGAGAATGGAGTCCTCGTCCCAGACAGATTTGGATTCTTGCA taagcAGAAGCTGCCCAGGCATGGCTGGCTGGCAGTGCAATGG ctgAGTTGTCCACAGGCTCCTGAGCTGCACCTGTGGCCTCTCTCAGAGGACACTGCTGGGCTCACGCCATCCTGTCTCCATTCCCGGCGTAAACATCAGGAGGGCCGCCGACTGCAAAAATGGAACAAGATGCTGCGAAATTTCACCAAGTACCACAGCAGCAAGAAG ttcCACCTGAGAATTGAGAAAGGCATCCCCGCCCAGGTGCGCGGCAAGATGTGGGCCATGATGCTCTCTGTGGATAACAGGAGGGCCCAGAACCCTGGCAAATTCGAG ATTTCTACACACCAGACTCCCAAAAACTGGAGTGATTCCAGCACCACCTGGGAGATATCATGCATCTCGTGCTCCTctccctggagaaacacctg gaGAAGGAGGGTGTGTACCTTGAGGACTACACCACCCACTGGTACATCCAGTGCTTCCTGGGTGGG GTGCCATTCCCCCTGGCACTTAGAATGTGGGATATCTACATCCTTGAGGGTGAACACGTACTCACCATGA
- the LOC138845505 gene encoding uncharacterized protein isoform X2: protein MWGRSRQVGGTGLPRRVPWTMWLSSQWAPVCRACIQLSHFSCCAGHQCQMCLVVSLCLSMGSRLSIGSAGTRWGNEAGSKSSRDVGAKSGSRRPLDLGSLEDTWMPGWGWRIIPEGRGGELGGGCPSPPVPSPCALEESSSWDPATRYLLACLCGCPLRPWGQTSGQQFPWAPHAGSQVCVSYRLDMDTLRSGRAQERAVIIMKYEKGPRKGAQFQLGEEGEENGVLVPDRFGFLHKQKLPRHGWLAVQWLSCPQAPELHLWPLSEDTAGLTPSCLHSRRKHQEGRRLQKWNKMLRNFTKYHSSKKFHLRIEKGIPAQVRGKMWAMMLSVDNRRAQNPGKFEISTHQTPKNWSDSSTTWEISCISCSSPWRNTWRRRVCTLRTTPPTGTSSASWVG from the exons ATGTGGGGAAGGTCACGCCAGGTGGGTGGcactggtctcccacgccggGTTCCATGGACGATGTGGCTGAGCTCTCAGTGGGCCCCTGTGTGCAGAGCATGTATACAGTTGTCTCATTTTTCCTGCTGTGCTGGTCACCAGTGCCAAATGTGCCTCGTTGTGAGTCTGTGTCTGAGCATGGGTTCAAGACTAAGTATCGGGTCAGCTGGTACCAGGTGGGGCAATGAGGCTGGATCTAAGAGCTCCAGAGATGTGGGAGCCAAGAGCGGGTCAAGGAGACCCTTAGacttgggctccctggaggacacGTGGATGCCAGGCTGGGGGTGGCGCATCATACCTGAGGGCAGAGGAGGTGAACTGGGGGGAGGGTGTCCTTCCCCACCTGTCCCTAGTCCCTGTGCTCTGGAGGAGTCATCCTCCTGGGACCCGGCCACCAGGTACCTGCTCGCCTGTCTGTGTGGCTGTCCCCTCCGACCATGGGGACAGACCTCAGGGCAGCAGTTCCCGTGGGCTCCCCATGCTGGCTCACAAGTGTGTGTGTCTTACAGATTGGATATGGACACCCTGAGGTCCGGCAGGGCCCAGGAGCGAGCAGTGATCATCATGAAATATGAGAAG ggTCCCCGTAAAGGGGCCCAGTTTCAGCTGGGAGAAGAGGGTGAAGAGAATGGAGTCCTCGTCCCAGACAGATTTGGATTCTTGCA taagcAGAAGCTGCCCAGGCATGGCTGGCTGGCAGTGCAATGG ctgAGTTGTCCACAGGCTCCTGAGCTGCACCTGTGGCCTCTCTCAGAGGACACTGCTGGGCTCACGCCATCCTGTCTCCATTCCCGGCGTAAACATCAGGAGGGCCGCCGACTGCAAAAATGGAACAAGATGCTGCGAAATTTCACCAAGTACCACAGCAGCAAGAAG ttcCACCTGAGAATTGAGAAAGGCATCCCCGCCCAGGTGCGCGGCAAGATGTGGGCCATGATGCTCTCTGTGGATAACAGGAGGGCCCAGAACCCTGGCAAATTCGAG ATTTCTACACACCAGACTCCCAAAAACTGGAGTGATTCCAGCACCACCTGGGAGATATCATGCATCTCGTGCTCCTctccctggagaaacacctg gaGAAGGAGGGTGTGTACCTTGAGGACTACACCACCCACTGGTACATCCAGTGCTTCCTGGGTGGG GTGA
- the LOC138845505 gene encoding uncharacterized protein isoform X8, which translates to MWGRSRQVGGTGLPRRVPWTMWLSSQWAPVCRACIQLSHFSCCAGHQCQMCLVVSLCLSMGSRLSIGSAGTRWGNEAGSKSSRDVGAKSGSRRPLDLGSLEDTWMPGWGWRIIPEGRGGELGGGCPSPPVPSPCALEESSSWDPATRYLLACLCGCPLRPWGQTSGQQFPWAPHAGSQVCVSYRLDMDTLRSGRAQERAVIIMKYEKGPRKGAQFQLGEEGEENGVLVPDRFGFLHKQKLPRHGWLAVQWRTLLGSRHPVSIPGVNIRRAADCKNGTRCCEISPSTTAARRCLDLRAPGDHWGQSWDGWCPSLCLSDTTVLS; encoded by the exons ATGTGGGGAAGGTCACGCCAGGTGGGTGGcactggtctcccacgccggGTTCCATGGACGATGTGGCTGAGCTCTCAGTGGGCCCCTGTGTGCAGAGCATGTATACAGTTGTCTCATTTTTCCTGCTGTGCTGGTCACCAGTGCCAAATGTGCCTCGTTGTGAGTCTGTGTCTGAGCATGGGTTCAAGACTAAGTATCGGGTCAGCTGGTACCAGGTGGGGCAATGAGGCTGGATCTAAGAGCTCCAGAGATGTGGGAGCCAAGAGCGGGTCAAGGAGACCCTTAGacttgggctccctggaggacacGTGGATGCCAGGCTGGGGGTGGCGCATCATACCTGAGGGCAGAGGAGGTGAACTGGGGGGAGGGTGTCCTTCCCCACCTGTCCCTAGTCCCTGTGCTCTGGAGGAGTCATCCTCCTGGGACCCGGCCACCAGGTACCTGCTCGCCTGTCTGTGTGGCTGTCCCCTCCGACCATGGGGACAGACCTCAGGGCAGCAGTTCCCGTGGGCTCCCCATGCTGGCTCACAAGTGTGTGTGTCTTACAGATTGGATATGGACACCCTGAGGTCCGGCAGGGCCCAGGAGCGAGCAGTGATCATCATGAAATATGAGAAG ggTCCCCGTAAAGGGGCCCAGTTTCAGCTGGGAGAAGAGGGTGAAGAGAATGGAGTCCTCGTCCCAGACAGATTTGGATTCTTGCA taagcAGAAGCTGCCCAGGCATGGCTGGCTGGCAGTGCAATGG AGGACACTGCTGGGCTCACGCCATCCTGTCTCCATTCCCGGCGTAAACATCAGGAGGGCCGCCGACTGCAAAAATGGAACAAGATGCTGCGAAATTTCACCAAGTACCACAGCAGCAAGAAGGTGCCTGGACCTGAGGGCCCCTGGGGACCACTGGGGGCAGAGTTGGGATGGATGGTGCCCATCGCTGTGCCTCTCAGACACAACTGTCCTGTCCTGA
- the LOC138845505 gene encoding uncharacterized protein isoform X4, which produces MWGRSRQVGGTGLPRRVPWTMWLSSQWAPVCRACIQLSHFSCCAGHQCQMCLVVSLCLSMGSRLSIGSAGTRWGNEAGSKSSRDVGAKSGSRRPLDLGSLEDTWMPGWGWRIIPEGRGGELGGGCPSPPVPSPCALEESSSWDPATRYLLACLCGCPLRPWGQTSGQQFPWAPHAGSQVCVSYRLDMDTLRSGRAQERAVIIMKYEKGPRKGAQFQLGEEGEENGVLVPDRFGFLHKQKLPRHGWLAVQWEGRRLQKWNKMLRNFTKYHSSKKFHLRIEKGIPAQVRGKMWAMMLSVDNRRAQNPGKFEISTHQTPKNWSDSSTTWEISCISCSSPWRNTWRRRVCTLRTTPPTGTSSASWVGCHSPWHLECGISTSLRVNTYSP; this is translated from the exons ATGTGGGGAAGGTCACGCCAGGTGGGTGGcactggtctcccacgccggGTTCCATGGACGATGTGGCTGAGCTCTCAGTGGGCCCCTGTGTGCAGAGCATGTATACAGTTGTCTCATTTTTCCTGCTGTGCTGGTCACCAGTGCCAAATGTGCCTCGTTGTGAGTCTGTGTCTGAGCATGGGTTCAAGACTAAGTATCGGGTCAGCTGGTACCAGGTGGGGCAATGAGGCTGGATCTAAGAGCTCCAGAGATGTGGGAGCCAAGAGCGGGTCAAGGAGACCCTTAGacttgggctccctggaggacacGTGGATGCCAGGCTGGGGGTGGCGCATCATACCTGAGGGCAGAGGAGGTGAACTGGGGGGAGGGTGTCCTTCCCCACCTGTCCCTAGTCCCTGTGCTCTGGAGGAGTCATCCTCCTGGGACCCGGCCACCAGGTACCTGCTCGCCTGTCTGTGTGGCTGTCCCCTCCGACCATGGGGACAGACCTCAGGGCAGCAGTTCCCGTGGGCTCCCCATGCTGGCTCACAAGTGTGTGTGTCTTACAGATTGGATATGGACACCCTGAGGTCCGGCAGGGCCCAGGAGCGAGCAGTGATCATCATGAAATATGAGAAG ggTCCCCGTAAAGGGGCCCAGTTTCAGCTGGGAGAAGAGGGTGAAGAGAATGGAGTCCTCGTCCCAGACAGATTTGGATTCTTGCA taagcAGAAGCTGCCCAGGCATGGCTGGCTGGCAGTGCAATGG GAGGGCCGCCGACTGCAAAAATGGAACAAGATGCTGCGAAATTTCACCAAGTACCACAGCAGCAAGAAG ttcCACCTGAGAATTGAGAAAGGCATCCCCGCCCAGGTGCGCGGCAAGATGTGGGCCATGATGCTCTCTGTGGATAACAGGAGGGCCCAGAACCCTGGCAAATTCGAG ATTTCTACACACCAGACTCCCAAAAACTGGAGTGATTCCAGCACCACCTGGGAGATATCATGCATCTCGTGCTCCTctccctggagaaacacctg gaGAAGGAGGGTGTGTACCTTGAGGACTACACCACCCACTGGTACATCCAGTGCTTCCTGGGTGGG GTGCCATTCCCCCTGGCACTTAGAATGTGGGATATCTACATCCTTGAGGGTGAACACGTACTCACCATGA
- the LOC138845505 gene encoding uncharacterized protein isoform X6 — protein sequence MWGRSRQVGGTGLPRRVPWTMWLSSQWAPVCRACIQLSHFSCCAGHQCQMCLVVSLCLSMGSRLSIGSAGTRWGNEAGSKSSRDVGAKSGSRRPLDLGSLEDTWMPGWGWRIIPEGRGGELGGGCPSPPVPSPCALEESSSWDPATRYLLACLCGCPLRPWGQTSGQQFPWAPHAGSQVCVSYRLDMDTLRSGRAQERAVIIMKYEKGPRKGAQFQLGEEGEENGVLVPDRFGFLHKQKLPRHGWLAVQWLSCPQAPELHLWPLSEDTAGLTPSCLHSRRKHQEGRRLQKWNKMLRNFTKYHSSKKFHLRIEKGIPAQVRGKMWAMMLSVDNRRAQNPGKFEISTHQTPKNWSDSSTTWEISCISCSSPWRNTW from the exons ATGTGGGGAAGGTCACGCCAGGTGGGTGGcactggtctcccacgccggGTTCCATGGACGATGTGGCTGAGCTCTCAGTGGGCCCCTGTGTGCAGAGCATGTATACAGTTGTCTCATTTTTCCTGCTGTGCTGGTCACCAGTGCCAAATGTGCCTCGTTGTGAGTCTGTGTCTGAGCATGGGTTCAAGACTAAGTATCGGGTCAGCTGGTACCAGGTGGGGCAATGAGGCTGGATCTAAGAGCTCCAGAGATGTGGGAGCCAAGAGCGGGTCAAGGAGACCCTTAGacttgggctccctggaggacacGTGGATGCCAGGCTGGGGGTGGCGCATCATACCTGAGGGCAGAGGAGGTGAACTGGGGGGAGGGTGTCCTTCCCCACCTGTCCCTAGTCCCTGTGCTCTGGAGGAGTCATCCTCCTGGGACCCGGCCACCAGGTACCTGCTCGCCTGTCTGTGTGGCTGTCCCCTCCGACCATGGGGACAGACCTCAGGGCAGCAGTTCCCGTGGGCTCCCCATGCTGGCTCACAAGTGTGTGTGTCTTACAGATTGGATATGGACACCCTGAGGTCCGGCAGGGCCCAGGAGCGAGCAGTGATCATCATGAAATATGAGAAG ggTCCCCGTAAAGGGGCCCAGTTTCAGCTGGGAGAAGAGGGTGAAGAGAATGGAGTCCTCGTCCCAGACAGATTTGGATTCTTGCA taagcAGAAGCTGCCCAGGCATGGCTGGCTGGCAGTGCAATGG ctgAGTTGTCCACAGGCTCCTGAGCTGCACCTGTGGCCTCTCTCAGAGGACACTGCTGGGCTCACGCCATCCTGTCTCCATTCCCGGCGTAAACATCAGGAGGGCCGCCGACTGCAAAAATGGAACAAGATGCTGCGAAATTTCACCAAGTACCACAGCAGCAAGAAG ttcCACCTGAGAATTGAGAAAGGCATCCCCGCCCAGGTGCGCGGCAAGATGTGGGCCATGATGCTCTCTGTGGATAACAGGAGGGCCCAGAACCCTGGCAAATTCGAG ATTTCTACACACCAGACTCCCAAAAACTGGAGTGATTCCAGCACCACCTGGGAGATATCATGCATCTCGTGCTCCTctccctggagaaacacctggtaa
- the LOC138845505 gene encoding uncharacterized protein isoform X5 — protein MWGRSRQVGGTGLPRRVPWTMWLSSQWAPVCRACIQLSHFSCCAGHQCQMCLVVSLCLSMGSRLSIGSAGTRWGNEAGSKSSRDVGAKSGSRRPLDLGSLEDTWMPGWGWRIIPEGRGGELGGGCPSPPVPSPCALEESSSWDPATRYLLACLCGCPLRPWGQTSGQQFPWAPHAGSQVCVSYRLDMDTLRSGRAQERAVIIMKYEKGPRKGAQFQLGEEGEENGVLVPDRFGFLHKQKLPRHGWLAVQWLSCPQAPELHLWPLSEDTAGLTPSCLHSRRKHQEGRRLQKWNKMLRNFTKYHSSKKFHLRIEKGIPAQVRGKMWAMMLSVDNRRAQNPGKFEISTHQTPKNWSDSSTTWEISCISCSSPWRNTW, from the exons ATGTGGGGAAGGTCACGCCAGGTGGGTGGcactggtctcccacgccggGTTCCATGGACGATGTGGCTGAGCTCTCAGTGGGCCCCTGTGTGCAGAGCATGTATACAGTTGTCTCATTTTTCCTGCTGTGCTGGTCACCAGTGCCAAATGTGCCTCGTTGTGAGTCTGTGTCTGAGCATGGGTTCAAGACTAAGTATCGGGTCAGCTGGTACCAGGTGGGGCAATGAGGCTGGATCTAAGAGCTCCAGAGATGTGGGAGCCAAGAGCGGGTCAAGGAGACCCTTAGacttgggctccctggaggacacGTGGATGCCAGGCTGGGGGTGGCGCATCATACCTGAGGGCAGAGGAGGTGAACTGGGGGGAGGGTGTCCTTCCCCACCTGTCCCTAGTCCCTGTGCTCTGGAGGAGTCATCCTCCTGGGACCCGGCCACCAGGTACCTGCTCGCCTGTCTGTGTGGCTGTCCCCTCCGACCATGGGGACAGACCTCAGGGCAGCAGTTCCCGTGGGCTCCCCATGCTGGCTCACAAGTGTGTGTGTCTTACAGATTGGATATGGACACCCTGAGGTCCGGCAGGGCCCAGGAGCGAGCAGTGATCATCATGAAATATGAGAAG ggTCCCCGTAAAGGGGCCCAGTTTCAGCTGGGAGAAGAGGGTGAAGAGAATGGAGTCCTCGTCCCAGACAGATTTGGATTCTTGCA taagcAGAAGCTGCCCAGGCATGGCTGGCTGGCAGTGCAATGG ctgAGTTGTCCACAGGCTCCTGAGCTGCACCTGTGGCCTCTCTCAGAGGACACTGCTGGGCTCACGCCATCCTGTCTCCATTCCCGGCGTAAACATCAGGAGGGCCGCCGACTGCAAAAATGGAACAAGATGCTGCGAAATTTCACCAAGTACCACAGCAGCAAGAAG ttcCACCTGAGAATTGAGAAAGGCATCCCCGCCCAGGTGCGCGGCAAGATGTGGGCCATGATGCTCTCTGTGGATAACAGGAGGGCCCAGAACCCTGGCAAATTCGAG ATTTCTACACACCAGACTCCCAAAAACTGGAGTGATTCCAGCACCACCTGGGAGATATCATGCATCTCGTGCTCCTctccctggagaaacacctg GTGA
- the LOC138845505 gene encoding USP6 N-terminal-like protein isoform X9: protein MDTLRSGRAQERAVIIMKYEKGPRKGAQFQLGEEGEENGVLVPDRFGFLHKQKLPRHGWLAVQWLSCPQAPELHLWPLSEDTAGLTPSCLHSRRKHQEGRRLQKWNKMLRNFTKYHSSKKFHLRIEKGIPAQVRGKMWAMMLSVDNRRAQNPGKFEISTHQTPKNWSDSSTTWEISCISCSSPWRNTWRRRVCTLRTTPPTGTSSASWVGCHSPWHLECGISTSLRVNTYSP from the exons ATGGACACCCTGAGGTCCGGCAGGGCCCAGGAGCGAGCAGTGATCATCATGAAATATGAGAAG ggTCCCCGTAAAGGGGCCCAGTTTCAGCTGGGAGAAGAGGGTGAAGAGAATGGAGTCCTCGTCCCAGACAGATTTGGATTCTTGCA taagcAGAAGCTGCCCAGGCATGGCTGGCTGGCAGTGCAATGG ctgAGTTGTCCACAGGCTCCTGAGCTGCACCTGTGGCCTCTCTCAGAGGACACTGCTGGGCTCACGCCATCCTGTCTCCATTCCCGGCGTAAACATCAGGAGGGCCGCCGACTGCAAAAATGGAACAAGATGCTGCGAAATTTCACCAAGTACCACAGCAGCAAGAAG ttcCACCTGAGAATTGAGAAAGGCATCCCCGCCCAGGTGCGCGGCAAGATGTGGGCCATGATGCTCTCTGTGGATAACAGGAGGGCCCAGAACCCTGGCAAATTCGAG ATTTCTACACACCAGACTCCCAAAAACTGGAGTGATTCCAGCACCACCTGGGAGATATCATGCATCTCGTGCTCCTctccctggagaaacacctg gaGAAGGAGGGTGTGTACCTTGAGGACTACACCACCCACTGGTACATCCAGTGCTTCCTGGGTGGG GTGCCATTCCCCCTGGCACTTAGAATGTGGGATATCTACATCCTTGAGGGTGAACACGTACTCACCATGA